From Spiroplasma endosymbiont of Diplazon laetatorius:
AATCTTCTTTATTATTTAAAGTTTCTGTTATAAAACTTGCTAAATCAAAAAACTTATTGTTTAAAGTTACATAATCATAATCAATTAGTATTACCTTATTATCTTTAAATAATATGTTTCCTGGAACTAAATCATTGTGACTTAAAGTAAGATCTAAAGTTTCAAAGTATAATGCATATTGTTTTATTTCTTCTATGTATTCTTCATAAATTGATATATCTTGTTTAATGTTTTCTTTGAATATATTTAAAAAATTAATATATTCAAAAGTCTTAACTTTTGAATTGCTAATATCAATTTCTTTAATTTGTTTTAAATTAATTACTAAGTTATCTATTATTTCTTTATTTAATTCTAATTCTTCTAATGTTTTAAAATCTTTTAAATATTTATACTCTGATATCAAATTATTATTATCTCAATAAAACTTTTCTGGTTTTAATAAGCAATCTGTTTTTATATCAACTAATTCTTCAAGAAATAGGTACTCATTTTTTTTATCTAAATAGATATCATGAAAACTTATAGATTCTTTTACTAAAATATCTTTTTTTAAAGTAATTTTATTTGTATATCCTTTAAATTTCATTTAATCTACCTCTTAACTTAATATTATTATAATATTAATTAGAACTTAAAGGAGTTAATTAAATGAGTGTATTATGATTTGCATCACAAAATGAAAATAAAATTAAGGAAATAAGAGAAATGATTCCTGAAATGGAGATTAAATCTTTAAATGACTTTGATAGAAATTTAGATATACCAGAAGATGAACCAACTTTTGAAGATAACGCCTTATTTAAAGCAAAAACATTTTCTAATTATGTAGATGGAATAGTTGTTGCAGATGATTCTGGTTTAAGTGTTGTTGAATTAAACAATTTTCCAGGTATTTATTCAGCAAGATGAGCAAAACCAGAAACTAACTGAGATGTAATCAATGATATGTTGTTAGATAAATTAATGGATAATAACTTATTTAATGATGAACAAAGAAAAGCATTCTTTACTTCATCACTTGCATTTGTGGACAAAGAAAAAAATGTAGAAGAAATTTTTACTGGAGTAGTAGACGGAGTAATCATGTACAGTCAAATGGGAAATAACGGTTTTGCATATGATCGTATTTTTAAACCAGATGGTTACAATAAAACATTTGCAGAAATGACAAAAGAAGAGAAAAACAATATTTCTCACAGAAGACTTTCAATTACAAAGTTAAGAGAATATTTAAAACAGAATAATTATTTTTAAGAGGTATTTAATATGAGAAAAATCAATATAGTTTTATATGAACCAGAAATAGCTGATAATGTTGGAGCTATTATGAGAACTTGTGCACTTACAAACGCTAAACTTCACTTAATTGAACCATTTGGATTTGTTTTTGACAAAAGAAACTTTGCAAGAAGTAGTGCAAATAACTTTGAAGGTTGTGAATATGTAAGATATGATGATTGAAATCACTTCATAGAAGAAAACAAAAATCTTAAATTATTTTGCATGACAAGATATGGTAAAAAACCAATTAGTGACTTTAACTTTACACAAATAAATGACGAAGTATTTATTATGTTTGGAAAAGAATCGACAGGAATTCCTAAAGACATATTAAAAAATAATATTGAAAATTGTTTTAGAATACCAATGGTTGCCACTGGAAGAAGCTTAAATATAGCAAATTCAATGGGTATAGCAACATATGAAGTTTTAAGACAATGAAATTACTTAGACTTATTTAAAGTTGAAGTTGAGAAGGGCGAAGACTACCTGGATAGAGATTAATAAGATATAATATTATTTGTATGCAAATAGGAGGTAAAATATGAAATTTTCAGATTTTGGATTTAAAAAATTTATAAATGATGCATTGGAAGAAATAGGTTTTGTTTATCCAACAAAAATACAAGAAAAAGTAATTCCTCTTATCAAAAAACACAAATCAGTTATTGCTCAATCACACACAGGTACTGGAAAGACTCACTCTTTCTTGTTGCCAATTTTAAATAATATTAATTATGATGAAACAAACAAAATACAGTGTTTAATTGTTACTCCAACAAGAGAGTTAGCAAGACAAATTTATGAAAATACAAAAGAACTTTTAAAATTTAACGAAAAAGGTACAGTTGGTTTGTTTGTTGGTGGAGATGACATTGAAAAATCAATTCAAAACGTTAAAACAAAACAACCAACAATAGTTATTGGAACACCAACAAGGCTTAAAAAAATGTATGAAGAAGGAAACTTATTCATTACTACATCAAAATATGTTGTTATCGATGAATGCGACATGATATTCGATTTAGGATTTATTGAAGAAGTCGATTTGATGCTTGCAAAAATGAGCAAAGATGTAAATGTCTCATTGTTTTCAGCAACAATTAACAATGGTTTAAAACCATTTTTACAAAAGTACTTATCTAACTCAATTTTTATTGAAAATATGGATGCCAATCCAACAAATAAAAACATTGAACATGTTTTAATTTGAACTAAAAACAAGGAAAACAAGGACTTATTAAAAATAATAACAAGCTCTTTAAACCCATATGTATGTATGATCTTTTTAAATAAAAAAGATCAAATAAAAGAAATAATAAGTTTATTAAATGAATTTGGAATCAAGAATGTAGGAGAGTTACATGGAGATTTAGATTCAAGACAAAGAACAAATATGCAAAAAAGAATTCAAAATGGTGAATTCAAATGAATAGTTGCATCAGATGTTGCAGCTAGAGGTATAGATATTGATGGAGTAAGTCATATTATTTCAGTAGACTTACCAAAAGACCTTGATTACTATATCCACAGAAGTGGTAGAACAGGTAGAAATAACTATTCTGGTCAAAGTTATGTGTTATTTAACTCAAATAACCAACATCAAATTGATGAACTTAAATCAAAAGGTATTACATTTACAAACTTCAAACTTGTAAATAATCAATTACAAGAAGTAAATACAGTTAAAAAGAAAAAGGAATTTAACGCTGATTTACCTGTTAATGTTGAAACTAAAAAAATCATCGATAAATATAAGGGTAAAAAAGTTAAGCCTGGATACAAAAAACGTAGAAAAGCTGAAATTGATAAAGTTAAAAAAGACATTAGAAGAAAACATATTAAAGAATCTATTGCCAAAATCAAAAAAGATAAATATAAAAAACGTAGAGAAGAATTATTTGAGAATTAACAATAACAACTATTTTAAAAAGATTGTTATTGTTTTATAATTATATGTAAATGAGGGAATTACTATGGATATCACAGAAAGAATTAAAAAATTAATATCAGAAATCTCATATCAAGTTTATGAAAAAGAAACAATCTTTAGACTTGCAATGCTAGCTCTATTAGGGGAAGAATCAATCTTCTTACTAGGTAAACCAGGGATTGCCAAATCATTGATTTCACGTAGGTTAAAATTTGCCATTAAAGGTGGATCTAATTTTGAGTACTTAATGAGTAAGTTCTCAACTCCTGAAGAAATTTATGGACCAATTGACTTAAGATTACTTAAAGAAGGTAAATATGTTAGGGTTGTAGATGGTTATTTACCAGCTTCAAACGTTGGTTTCTTGGATGAGATTTGAAAAGCTGGACCAAGTATCCAAAATACATTACTTACAATTATTAACGAAAAAATCTTTAGAAATGGTGGAACAGACATTAAAGTTCCATTAAAACTTTTAATATCAGCTTCAAACGAACTTCCTGCTGAAGGGGAAGGATTAGAAGCCTTATTTGACCGTTTTATTATTAGATATATTGCTGAAGGATTAAAAAGCGAAGAAAACTTTGAGCAATTACTTGATGGAGAATCATCACTTGATGTTGATGTTGATCCAAGACTTCAAATTTCAATTGAAGAACTAGAAATTTGAAAGAAACAATCAAAACAAGTTAGAATTAGTAGAAAATCATTAGACTTTATACACTACTTTAGAAAAAAAATAGTTAAAGATACTAATGGAGAAGCTTATATTTCAGATAGACGTTGAAAAAAAATCTCTGGTTTAATGAAAACTAGTGCATTTTACAATGGAAGAGCAGAAACTGATATTGTTGACTTATTTGTAATACCTTACTGTATTTGAGATAACGAAGAACAAGAAGAACAATACTTCAAAATCTTCTTTGATGCCTTCTTAGAACAATTTGGATTAGAATGAAGAAATGAAAAGAAAAACTTGATGAACCAAATTGATTCAATCAACTCACAAATTGGACAAATTGAAGCACAATATCTAAGACTTACTCCTTATACAGATCCATTTAAAGGTGCTCTTGGAGGAACTTATTACTTCATTAACTTTACAGATGGTGGAGAAGATTACAAAGTTTGTTTCATATCTGCAGGAGACTGAAATAAAATTAGAAACCTTACAAATGAAGAGTTTGAAATTGACCTACACTTTGGTCCAAACCTAAACAAATATGTAGGAAGTCAAAAAACTTTAGTTAAAGCTTACAAATCAGATCAAATCTTATTTGTAAATGAAAACAAAAAATACTTATTACAAAACGATAATCCAAATGAATTTAATGATCAAATGGCTAGTTTAGCAGATACAATTATTGATTTAGAAAAACAATATAAAGAAGTTTCTGCAAAAATGTTTAAAGAATACAAAAAATACATGAACATGGACTGTATTTTCTTTGAAGACATTTACAATGAGAAAATAGCTGAAGCTTTTGATACTAAAACTAAAAAACAAATCGAAAGAGAAAAAGAATTAGCAAATGTTGATGTATCAAATAGTCCAATTGATAACTTAGAATTCGAAGTTGAAATGTAATTAAAAGAAGGTGAACTATTATGGAA
This genomic window contains:
- a CDS encoding phosphotransferase family protein; protein product: MKFKGYTNKITLKKDILVKESISFHDIYLDKKNEYLFLEELVDIKTDCLLKPEKFYWDNNNLISEYKYLKDFKTLEELELNKEIIDNLVINLKQIKEIDISNSKVKTFEYINFLNIFKENIKQDISIYEEYIEEIKQYALYFETLDLTLSHNDLVPGNILFKDNKVILIDYDYVTLNNKFFDLASFITETLNNKEDLIDYFISKSIESELLKENELNTLNKMIKYQDLLWSLWAIFMYENKKEKVFLNIYEEKINRLKNRKIY
- the rdgB gene encoding RdgB/HAM1 family non-canonical purine NTP pyrophosphatase; this encodes MSVLWFASQNENKIKEIREMIPEMEIKSLNDFDRNLDIPEDEPTFEDNALFKAKTFSNYVDGIVVADDSGLSVVELNNFPGIYSARWAKPETNWDVINDMLLDKLMDNNLFNDEQRKAFFTSSLAFVDKEKNVEEIFTGVVDGVIMYSQMGNNGFAYDRIFKPDGYNKTFAEMTKEEKNNISHRRLSITKLREYLKQNNYF
- a CDS encoding tRNA (cytidine(34)-2'-O)-methyltransferase; the protein is MRKINIVLYEPEIADNVGAIMRTCALTNAKLHLIEPFGFVFDKRNFARSSANNFEGCEYVRYDDWNHFIEENKNLKLFCMTRYGKKPISDFNFTQINDEVFIMFGKESTGIPKDILKNNIENCFRIPMVATGRSLNIANSMGIATYEVLRQWNYLDLFKVEVEKGEDYLDRD
- a CDS encoding DEAD/DEAH box helicase, whose translation is MKFSDFGFKKFINDALEEIGFVYPTKIQEKVIPLIKKHKSVIAQSHTGTGKTHSFLLPILNNINYDETNKIQCLIVTPTRELARQIYENTKELLKFNEKGTVGLFVGGDDIEKSIQNVKTKQPTIVIGTPTRLKKMYEEGNLFITTSKYVVIDECDMIFDLGFIEEVDLMLAKMSKDVNVSLFSATINNGLKPFLQKYLSNSIFIENMDANPTNKNIEHVLIWTKNKENKDLLKIITSSLNPYVCMIFLNKKDQIKEIISLLNEFGIKNVGELHGDLDSRQRTNMQKRIQNGEFKWIVASDVAARGIDIDGVSHIISVDLPKDLDYYIHRSGRTGRNNYSGQSYVLFNSNNQHQIDELKSKGITFTNFKLVNNQLQEVNTVKKKKEFNADLPVNVETKKIIDKYKGKKVKPGYKKRRKAEIDKVKKDIRRKHIKESIAKIKKDKYKKRREELFEN
- a CDS encoding AAA family ATPase, yielding MDITERIKKLISEISYQVYEKETIFRLAMLALLGEESIFLLGKPGIAKSLISRRLKFAIKGGSNFEYLMSKFSTPEEIYGPIDLRLLKEGKYVRVVDGYLPASNVGFLDEIWKAGPSIQNTLLTIINEKIFRNGGTDIKVPLKLLISASNELPAEGEGLEALFDRFIIRYIAEGLKSEENFEQLLDGESSLDVDVDPRLQISIEELEIWKKQSKQVRISRKSLDFIHYFRKKIVKDTNGEAYISDRRWKKISGLMKTSAFYNGRAETDIVDLFVIPYCIWDNEEQEEQYFKIFFDAFLEQFGLEWRNEKKNLMNQIDSINSQIGQIEAQYLRLTPYTDPFKGALGGTYYFINFTDGGEDYKVCFISAGDWNKIRNLTNEEFEIDLHFGPNLNKYVGSQKTLVKAYKSDQILFVNENKKYLLQNDNPNEFNDQMASLADTIIDLEKQYKEVSAKMFKEYKKYMNMDCIFFEDIYNEKIAEAFDTKTKKQIEREKELANVDVSNSPIDNLEFEVEM